A single region of the Malus sylvestris chromosome 8, drMalSylv7.2, whole genome shotgun sequence genome encodes:
- the LOC126632997 gene encoding peroxidase N1-like isoform X2 yields the protein MSSSKSLLLHFLQILIVGLVVQCQGQLTRIGFYSRTCPTAESIVKQTVQTHFNSNPSVAPGLLRMHFHDCFVQGCDASVLLDGPNTEKTAGPNLGLRGSEVIDDAKTKLEAACPGVVSCADILALAARDSVVLTKGFTWNVPTGRRDGRVSLATETTNLPGFRDSIDVQKAKFQDLGLNTQDLVTLVGAHTIGTSACQFFRYRLYNFTTTGNGADETIDPSFLAQLRSICPENGDAARRVDLDTGSASRFDATFFANLKNGRGILESDQKLWTDATTKSFVQRFLGVRGLQALNFNVEFGKSMVKMSNIGVKSATNGEIRRICSAVN from the exons ATGAGCTCCTCCAAATCATTGTTACTGCACTTTCTACAGATTCTTATCGTTGGTTTGGTGGTGCAATGCCAAGGCCAACTTACGCGCATTGGATTCTATTCGCGTACATGTCCCACGGCAGAGTCTATTGTCAAACAAACAGTTCAAACTCATTTCAACTCCAACCCTTCCGTTGCTCCTGGCTTGTTAAGGATGCATTTCCATGACTGCTTTGTCCAAGGTTGTGATGCTTCTGTCCTTCTTGACGGCCCTAATACTGAGAAAACCGCCGGGCCTAACCTCGGTTTAAGAGGTTCGGAAGTCATTGACGATGCAAAGACCAAGCTTGAAGCTGCATGTCCCGGGGTTGTTTCCTGTGCAGATATTCTCGCTCTTGCTGCCCGTGATTCCGTGGTTCTG ACCAAAGGATTCACTTGGAATGTGCCTACTGGAAGAAGAGATGGACGAGTTTCGCTGGCAACCGAGACTACTAATTTGCCTGGCTTTAGAGATTCCATTGATGTACAAAAGGCCAAGTTCCAAGATCTGGGTCTCAACACTCAAGATCTTGTCACGCTAGTTGGCGCACACACCATTGGCACCTCAGCTTGCCAGTTCTTCAGGTACAGACTGTATAACTTCACCACCACCGGAAATGGCGCTGACGAAACAATCGACCCTTCATTCCTTGCTCAACTACGATCAATTTGCCCTGAAAATGGTGACGCGGCCAGGCGTGTTGATTTAGACACGGGCAGCGCAAGTCGATTCGATGCAACTTTCTTCGCAAACTTGAAGAATGGTCGTGGGATACTTGAGTCGGATCAGAAGTTATGGACCGACGCCACCACTAAAAGTTTTGTCCAACGGTTTTTGGGCGTGAGAGGCTTACAAGCATTGAATTTCAACGTCGAGTTCGGAAAGTCGATGGTGAAAATGAGTAACATCGGTGTAAAATCTGCCACAAATGGTGAAATCCGCCGCATTTGTTCTGCAGTCAACTAA
- the LOC126630920 gene encoding 54S ribosomal protein L51, mitochondrial, whose protein sequence is MALRGVWQLQKLVVSYSDWGGSSRGIRSFMETYLPTFKEKNPQLEVITELIRGQHPHLKGLYKNKTEKVVCVKNMDSEEVLQYANRLRNQLGRKVVKLKTRHVTKHPSVQGTWTTDVKF, encoded by the exons ATGGCGTTGAGAGGAGTGTGGCAATTGCAAAAACTAGTTGTGAGCTATTCTGATTGGGGAGGAAGCAGTAGGGGCATCAG ATCATTTATGGAGACATATCTACCGACATTTAAGGAGAAGAATCCTCAGCTAGAGGTGATTACTGAACTCATCCGCGGTCAGCATCCACATCTGAAGGGCTTATACA AGAACAAGACTGAAAAGGTGGTATGTGTGAAAAACATGGATTCAGAAGAGGTTCTTCAATATGCAAACAGGCTAAGAAACCAACTGGGGAGAAAAGTGGTGAAGCTGAAGACTAGACATGTAACCAAACATCCCAGCGTGCAAGGTACCTGGACAACAGACGTAAAGTTTTGA